The DNA window CAAACTAAACCAGCTTGCAATTTATATTGTATTGTGAACTTAACTTACAGCAGGTCTGAATTTTGAGATGCAAATTGGCGTCTCCcaccctcttcccctctcctgttTGAGCGTGATGGCAACTGAGCAGAAAACTCTGCCTTCTTTACATGGTACAGGAGAGCAATGTGTGTGAGCGTTGGGTGTTCGTAGCCTTCAGCcaagtttgttttaaacctgCGTGGTCGCAATGTCCtactctccccctgcccccagacCACTGCTACTTTCCTTCTAAAAAGTgtgaattttttccttctaaaagtGTGAATAGATGAGGAAATTACAAAGAATTCAATGCCAGAATGCAAGGACAGGGCTGTCAAGGTTATGGAAGGTGGACAGACACACTTACGCTTGTCTGCTCTTATGGATGATGTGCTTTGTGCACAAATGTTGTATAATTACAGAGCAGACAACACCACAAGCAACTGCGGAGGACAGACTCCAGCAGTTGTTTCAATAGATACACAGGAGTATTGAAAAACATGTCAACTTAAGGCTACTATCTTGTGCAGATAATATCTCTCTTTACCAACTAGAAGACTTAGGTTAGGAGGGTGCCTCAAAATTCCAAACTGTAGTTTGTACCTTTTAGCATCCGATAACATCTACAGATGGTGGAAGGAGAAACCTTGCATCTGGGCTTGTTCTCTAGCTGAGAAATGCTAACGAGGCAGGCACCTTTCCTTCCTTAATTAGTTTGGTACACGGGAATACTCACTTGCTTTATGAGTTTGGGTGTcccaaggaaattaaattaagtaaattgatttgatttgaatttttaaatgcataaatcAGACTGAGTTTTTGTGCTATGTTGGGGGGGGTGGGATCTGTGTAATCGCTTGTATTCTGCactaacattttttcctgactcCTTCCTTAAGTGGAAGCTTACATTCATGTAAAAGCTTAAATTTTTGTAAAACTATAAATTCAGAACAGATTCATCATCTataaaaacaaactttatcAAGATAATCTAAAATAACATATATCCTACATGCTTTGGAAATCCTGCAGACCACAGAGAAACATTTTACCTAATACAGCATTGCACCCTAAAAACAATACAATGCTGCCAGACCACAAAACATCCGCAATTTGGGACAGCAGATGTTTCAACACATGCTTCTTTTTAAGACCAACAAGCAAcacaagggaaaataaaaaagctgaacATTGGGAAAGAAATGTAATATTGTAGAGCTGGAGGAAAACTGTATGGACAGAGAGATTTGAGTAATTAGCTTAAGAGTGCTAGGAAGATGTGGAAAACTATTTGTCAAATGGAAACATAtgtatgtgaaagaaaaagtcttttttttgtgtaactctttcttaaatataatttaactttttcttaaaaatagccTGTTCACGAAAGCAGGAATTAGTTTGAAGTACAAAAAATCCTGTCATGCTATGCCTGAAAAGACTAACATTCAACgatttgattgtttttttgcAGCACTGGATTACTGTAATGccttctaattatttttaaattttattttaacttcagCTGATCCCACAGTTAAGGACTTAATTGGAGGCTTCACTGCTCTGCATTATGCAGCCATGCATGGCCGAGCGAGGATTGCACGCTTGATGTTGGAATCTGAATATAGAAGTGACATTATTAATGCAAAGAGCAACGATGGTTGGACTCCCCTCCATGTAGCAGCCCACTATGGCAGAGACTCATTTGTCAGACTCCTGTTGGAGTTCAAGGCTGAGGTTGATCCGCTCAGTGATAAAGGTACTACACCGCTTCAGCTGGCCATTATCCGAGAGAGGTCAAGCTGTGTGAAAATCCTCCTGGATCACAATGCCAACATCGACATTCAAAATGGTTTCCTGTTACGATACGCTGTGATCAAAAGCAATCACTCTTACTGCCGAATGTTCCTTCAGAGAGGGGCGGATACAAACTTGGGTCGCTTGGAAGATGGACAGACACCCTTACACTTGTCTGCTCTTAGAGATGATGTGCTTTGTGCACAAATGTTGTATAATTATGGAGCAGACACTAACACAAGGAACTATGAAGGACAGACCCCACTGGCTGTTTCAATAAGTATTTCTGGAAGTAGCCGACCCTGTCTGGATTTCTTACAAGAAGTGACAAGTATGTATGTAAGAGAAGTTAATCACAGGACATAGTGTCCTCTAAAAGCCTTCTTTGAATTTAGccccagaaaaaaatgcttcctctctgcccctTGATGCTATTTAAACCCACCAGAAAGTTTCTGGGAAGGTAAAGAGATTGTGATACTGGGAATCTCTTTCTCGGCAAAGGTGCTAATGTTAAGTATATTTCGTTTAAAttagtttttgtttaaatatctacaggaagcatttattttaaaaacagtgtactgtaaaatctcattttattaaTGACCTTAGCACACAAgatgtttggggtttggggttctgttttgttgtttggcttttttagtgtcttttgctttttttttttaatcatcttgCAGATACTCTGCAGTTGCTGGCTTTTTCATCTAGCACTACAGCTAGGGCAGAAAAGagcttttgctgctttgtgttCTCCCacattctctctccttctctgccCTACACCAGACAACAAAATAGTTCATTCGTGCAACTTGAAGGGGTTTCATGTGCTGTGTAgctttgatttggttttgttgatgtctttgaaatatgaaagagatttttaacTCCTCGTGACTTCGGATATTTAAGAAGAGTATTAGGCTTCTAATATTCTGGTCACTTTTGATTATCAGTTTTTGGTGTACTAGATCTACTGAAAGTTTTCCTCTCTCATACAACATTGAATGGTTTAATAGTGTTTCATAATTATAGTATTGCCTAAAGCATTTAGGAGTTGCTGATTAGCAATTAGCAGGAGTTTGCTAATTCACACATGTTAAGATGGCTTGATAAATTGTCATTCTACTAGGATGATCTTTGCGCTACAGAGGATGGAGTATTTCATATattgttttttcccctacagttccttttatttttttggatgTGGTAGTTTTTGATGAGAATTAAGCATCCTACATACTCTGCAAGGAAACTGAAATTTAGTGTCGACTGGGGGTGAGTCAGCTGAGATCTCTTGTCAGTAGCTGACACGAATAAGCATTTggaatttcatttttgtcttcatgATTTGTGGTGTTACTTTTGCTCATGTCTGAAAtccaaagagaatttttttgaaaggtGGAAGTTGATAATAAGAAATACAAGCAACTAATAGATTTTGGTTTAATTTGCCTGCCCCTCCTCATCCAAACGCATTTCTTTCTGGTTTCCTTTTTGGAGCCTCGCTATATAGTAGCACCATCAGGGTTATTAGTAGGTGATATAATATCCAGACGTGCGATTTTTCGCAGTCTTGGAACATACCGGTAAGCACGAAGGCTTAGACTGCTTCAGTGTTTCCTCAGTGTCTGAAGAATAATTCAGAAAGTTGGAAACCGGCACCGTAACTTACTTTTAGTTTGCAGATTCCATACCTTTAGGGTTTAATGTTAAGTGAGAAGTAAATTCTGCTACAAAAAAAGTAGCTTAGATTTCAGGCAGTGTAACAGTGTTGGAACTATCCCAGTTTTGTGCTGACGGAGGGAGAACTGGGAGAGCAGTGCTGACAAAAACACTTCAGCTTTGTGCTTCTGAGCAAAATTATTACGAGTATATGTTGACAAACAGCTACAAACAAACTCTGCTGCTCTTATTATAAATATCCAAACACTGTCTTCCACGGTTTTAATGAATAATCATTTTAATAACATGGTGTAGGAGAAATGAAATGGATAAAGAGCGAGCTGGGATTTTGGTAGCGGAGTTCCCAATTAGATCAGACTGTGTACGGGGAGTTGGTGAGATCTCACGCTGTAGCACTTCGGGGAAGAATCTCGTTTCTGAGTCTATTGCAATATGTATTTACTAGAAGAGAAATTTACAGAATTTTTAGAGAATTCTTCTAGTGGAAATCTTCTGGAAATTACCTCTTGCGTTGGTGACAGTGCTTTGGTCGTAGGGCTTAACGGGAATTTCTAGTTTGTTTATTTGAACATTATACTAAGTGCTTAATTTAGAAATCCATAGCTGTAAGTGTTATATGTGTGTCTGAAGTTCTGAAGAGTATATTTGATAGTAAAACAGGAATTAGTTTTTACTTTTGCAgtagattaaaatatttaagcttAAAGATTAATATATGTGAATTTTGAAAGTTATCAAACCAATCTATGTCTTCAAGTGAAAGCGGTTGCATGCTTCC is part of the Nyctibius grandis isolate bNycGra1 chromosome 11, bNycGra1.pri, whole genome shotgun sequence genome and encodes:
- the ASB7 gene encoding ankyrin repeat and SOCS box protein 7 codes for the protein MLHHHCRRNPELQEELQIQAAVAAGDVHTVRKMLEQGYSPNGRDANGWTLLHFSAARGKERCVRVFLEHGADPTVKDLIGGFTALHYAAMHGRARIARLMLESEYRSDIINAKSNDGWTPLHVAAHYGRDSFVRLLLEFKAEVDPLSDKGTTPLQLAIIRERSSCVKILLDHNANIDIQNGFLLRYAVIKSNHSYCRMFLQRGADTNLGRLEDGQTPLHLSALRDDVLCAQMLYNYGADTNTRNYEGQTPLAVSISISGSSRPCLDFLQEVTRQPRNLQDLCRIKIRQCIGLQNLKLLDELPIAKVMKDYLKHKFDDI